One region of Rana temporaria chromosome 9, aRanTem1.1, whole genome shotgun sequence genomic DNA includes:
- the LOC120913319 gene encoding cytochrome P450 2G1-like isoform X1, with protein sequence MITSIEAEHSADMEIFSTTTLLLIVCLILLILSITRARKHQNKGRLPPGPTPLPIIGNILQLNGKEVFKSLKKLSEKYGPVYTIHMGMETVVVLCSYDVVKEALIDNADDFGARGHMPLLDRISSGGHGVVASNGERWKQLRRFSLMTLRNFGMGKKSIEERIKEEAYFLTEEFSKTKSQSVDPTFYFAKAVSNVICSVVFGSRFEYEDKMFLQLLALLHEIFKGFSSVWGQMYNVFPKVVGKIPGPHHKMFKAIDGIQSFIAERVKMHKETLDPASPRDFIDCFLLKMEQEKDVPQTEFHMEGIVNSTFDLFGAGTETVSTTLRYGLLILLKHADVEERIHKEIDHVIGRNRAPCIEDRSRMPYMDAVIHEIQRFIDLIPMGVPHKVIRDVHFRDFIIPKDTTVYTMLSSVLQDPKQFKYPKEFNPGHFLDENGKFRRNDGYMPFSSGKRICLGEGLAKMELFLFFATILQNFTLRSPVDPQDLDLTPQMSGFGNIPHPYELCFIPR encoded by the exons ATGATTACTTCAATTGAAGCAGAGCATAGTGCCGACATGGAGATCTTTAGTACAACCACGCTGTTATTAATCGTCTGTTTGATTTTGCTGATCTTAAGTATCACACGTGCCAGGAAACATCAAAACAAAGGTAGGCTGCCACCAGGGCCCACCCCATTGCCCATTATCGGGAACATTCTGCAGCTAAACGGAAAAGAGGTCTTCAAGTCACTCAAAAAG CTGAGTGAGAAGTATGGTCCAGTATATACCATTCATATGGGCATGGAGACAGTTGTAGTGCTCTGCAGCTATGACGTAGTCAAGGAGGCCCTCATCGATAATGCAGATGATTTTGGTGCTCGGGGACACATGCCTCTACTGGACAGGATAAGTTCAGGAGGTCATG GAGTGGTCGCCAGTAACGGAGAGCGATGGAAACAGCTACGGCGATTTTCTCTGATGACCCTCAGAAATTTTGGAATGGGTAAAAAGAGCATTGAAGAGAGAATCAAGGAAGAGGCCTATTTCCTAACAGAAGAATTTAGCAAAACCAAAA GTCAGTCTGTGGATCCGACTTTCTATTTTGCCAAGGCAGTTTCAAACGTCATCTGCTCAGTGGTGTTTGGGAGCCGGTTTGAGTATGAAGACAAAATGTTTCTCCAGCTTTTGGCCCTTTTACATGAAATTTTTAAAGGTTTTAGCTCTGTTTGGGGACAG ATGTACAACGTGTTTCCCAAAGTGGTTGGAAAGATTCCAGGACCCCATCACAAAATGTTTAAAGCTATTGATGGCATTCAGAGTTTTATTGCAGAAAGGGTGAAAATGCATAAAGAAACCCTGGATCCAGCTTCTCCCAGAGACTTTATTGATTGTTTCCTCTTAAAGATGGAGCAG GAAAAAGATGTGCCACAAACTGAATTTCACATGGAAGGAATTGTGAATAGCACATTTGATTTGTTTGGTGCTGGTACAGAAACCGTCAGCACAACATTGCGTTACGGACTGTTGATTCTGCTCAAACATGCAGATGTTGAAG AACGCATTCATAAAGAGATAGACCATGTCATTGGACGGAACCGGGCTCCTTGTATTGAAGATCGGTCTCGTATGCCATATATGGATGCTGTGATCCATGAGATTCAGAGATTCATTGACCTCATCCCAATGGGAGTCCCACACAAAGTGATTCGTGACGTGCACTTCAGAGATTTCATCATTCCAAAG GACACCACTGTATATACCATGCTCAGCTCTGTTCTCCAAGACCCCAAGCAGTTTAAATACCCCAAAGAGTTTAATCCTGGACATTTCTTGGATGAAAATGGGAAGTTCCGTAGAAACGATGGATACATGCCATTCTCTTCAG GGAAGCGGATCTGTCTGGGGGAAGGTCTTGCAAAAATGGAGCTCTTCTTATTTTTTGCTACAATTTTACAGAACTTCACCTTGAGATCCCCAGTAGACCCACAAGACCTAGACCTTACACCACAAATGAGTGGCTTCggaaacatcccacatccctacGAACTGTGTTTCATCCCACGCTAA
- the LOC120913319 gene encoding cytochrome P450 2G1-like isoform X2 — MGMETVVVLCSYDVVKEALIDNADDFGARGHMPLLDRISSGGHGVVASNGERWKQLRRFSLMTLRNFGMGKKSIEERIKEEAYFLTEEFSKTKSQSVDPTFYFAKAVSNVICSVVFGSRFEYEDKMFLQLLALLHEIFKGFSSVWGQMYNVFPKVVGKIPGPHHKMFKAIDGIQSFIAERVKMHKETLDPASPRDFIDCFLLKMEQEKDVPQTEFHMEGIVNSTFDLFGAGTETVSTTLRYGLLILLKHADVEERIHKEIDHVIGRNRAPCIEDRSRMPYMDAVIHEIQRFIDLIPMGVPHKVIRDVHFRDFIIPKDTTVYTMLSSVLQDPKQFKYPKEFNPGHFLDENGKFRRNDGYMPFSSGKRICLGEGLAKMELFLFFATILQNFTLRSPVDPQDLDLTPQMSGFGNIPHPYELCFIPR, encoded by the exons ATGGGCATGGAGACAGTTGTAGTGCTCTGCAGCTATGACGTAGTCAAGGAGGCCCTCATCGATAATGCAGATGATTTTGGTGCTCGGGGACACATGCCTCTACTGGACAGGATAAGTTCAGGAGGTCATG GAGTGGTCGCCAGTAACGGAGAGCGATGGAAACAGCTACGGCGATTTTCTCTGATGACCCTCAGAAATTTTGGAATGGGTAAAAAGAGCATTGAAGAGAGAATCAAGGAAGAGGCCTATTTCCTAACAGAAGAATTTAGCAAAACCAAAA GTCAGTCTGTGGATCCGACTTTCTATTTTGCCAAGGCAGTTTCAAACGTCATCTGCTCAGTGGTGTTTGGGAGCCGGTTTGAGTATGAAGACAAAATGTTTCTCCAGCTTTTGGCCCTTTTACATGAAATTTTTAAAGGTTTTAGCTCTGTTTGGGGACAG ATGTACAACGTGTTTCCCAAAGTGGTTGGAAAGATTCCAGGACCCCATCACAAAATGTTTAAAGCTATTGATGGCATTCAGAGTTTTATTGCAGAAAGGGTGAAAATGCATAAAGAAACCCTGGATCCAGCTTCTCCCAGAGACTTTATTGATTGTTTCCTCTTAAAGATGGAGCAG GAAAAAGATGTGCCACAAACTGAATTTCACATGGAAGGAATTGTGAATAGCACATTTGATTTGTTTGGTGCTGGTACAGAAACCGTCAGCACAACATTGCGTTACGGACTGTTGATTCTGCTCAAACATGCAGATGTTGAAG AACGCATTCATAAAGAGATAGACCATGTCATTGGACGGAACCGGGCTCCTTGTATTGAAGATCGGTCTCGTATGCCATATATGGATGCTGTGATCCATGAGATTCAGAGATTCATTGACCTCATCCCAATGGGAGTCCCACACAAAGTGATTCGTGACGTGCACTTCAGAGATTTCATCATTCCAAAG GACACCACTGTATATACCATGCTCAGCTCTGTTCTCCAAGACCCCAAGCAGTTTAAATACCCCAAAGAGTTTAATCCTGGACATTTCTTGGATGAAAATGGGAAGTTCCGTAGAAACGATGGATACATGCCATTCTCTTCAG GGAAGCGGATCTGTCTGGGGGAAGGTCTTGCAAAAATGGAGCTCTTCTTATTTTTTGCTACAATTTTACAGAACTTCACCTTGAGATCCCCAGTAGACCCACAAGACCTAGACCTTACACCACAAATGAGTGGCTTCggaaacatcccacatccctacGAACTGTGTTTCATCCCACGCTAA